A genome region from Luteimonas galliterrae includes the following:
- a CDS encoding serine hydrolase domain-containing protein gives MSTLPLAAQDGPDLRPPVTVERPKAQAPVAPADVTDAATGSLTRADLEAWLDGFMPYALERGDVAGSVVVVVKDGRILFQKGYGYADVAARKPVDPQRTLFRPGSVSKLFTWTAVMQLVEQGKLDLDRDVNEYLDFKIPPRDGKPITLRNIMTHTTGMEETARALITSDAKNIPSLGDYLKHWVPVRIFPAGVTPAYSNYATSLAGYIVERVSGEPFDDYLDRHIFAPLGMRHASFRQPLPAALQPLMSKGYELASDDKPKPYEIVTSAPAGALAASGEDMGRFMIAHLQNGAYGSGRILQPATAEQMHGTALTILPPLNRMLLGFYETNINGHRVIAHGGDTQWFHSYLHLFLDRNVGLYVSVNSAGKEGAAGAIRTALFESFADRYLPGPRAEGKVDPETAKQHAQQIAGRYENSRRAETSFISLAYLMGQVKVVANEDGTITVPMLTGLNGQPKKFREIAPYVWRDVAGHDRLAAKVVNGRVERFSTDPFSAFMMFDRTSWWRSAGWLMPLLVVALAALLLTVLAWPVSALVRRHYGVGYRLSGRDAKAHRWIRIASLAVLIVAGAAFAMVLSMLSSFELMTPGYDIVITLLRLLATVVVPLGAAVAVWNAWTVLRSGRRWPAKLWSIVLAVSCLGILWVCVVFRVIGYSANY, from the coding sequence ATGTCGACCTTGCCGCTCGCGGCGCAGGATGGCCCCGATCTGCGCCCGCCGGTCACCGTGGAGCGGCCGAAGGCGCAGGCGCCGGTAGCGCCCGCCGACGTGACCGACGCGGCCACCGGATCGCTGACCCGCGCCGACCTGGAAGCCTGGCTCGACGGCTTCATGCCGTACGCGCTGGAACGCGGCGACGTCGCAGGTTCGGTGGTGGTCGTGGTCAAGGACGGCCGGATCCTGTTCCAGAAGGGCTACGGCTACGCCGATGTCGCGGCGCGCAAGCCGGTCGATCCGCAGCGCACGTTGTTCCGCCCCGGCTCGGTGTCCAAGCTGTTCACCTGGACCGCGGTCATGCAGCTGGTCGAGCAAGGCAAGCTGGATCTGGACCGCGACGTCAACGAATACCTGGATTTCAAGATCCCGCCGCGCGACGGCAAGCCGATCACGCTGCGCAACATCATGACCCACACCACGGGCATGGAAGAAACCGCGCGTGCGTTGATTACCAGCGATGCGAAAAACATCCCCTCGCTCGGCGATTACCTGAAGCACTGGGTGCCTGTCCGCATCTTTCCGGCAGGCGTCACGCCGGCGTATTCCAATTACGCCACCAGCCTGGCCGGCTACATCGTCGAGCGCGTCTCGGGCGAGCCGTTCGACGATTATCTCGACCGCCACATCTTCGCGCCGCTGGGCATGCGCCATGCCAGCTTCCGCCAGCCGCTGCCCGCCGCGTTGCAGCCGCTGATGTCCAAAGGCTACGAACTCGCTTCGGACGACAAGCCCAAACCCTACGAGATCGTCACCTCCGCGCCGGCGGGCGCGTTGGCCGCGTCGGGCGAGGACATGGGACGTTTCATGATCGCGCACCTGCAGAACGGCGCGTACGGTTCCGGGCGCATCCTGCAGCCGGCCACCGCCGAGCAGATGCACGGCACCGCGCTGACGATCCTGCCGCCGCTCAACCGCATGCTGCTGGGCTTCTACGAGACCAACATCAACGGCCATCGCGTCATCGCCCATGGCGGCGACACGCAATGGTTCCATAGTTACCTGCACCTGTTCCTCGACCGCAACGTCGGCCTGTACGTGTCTGTGAATAGCGCGGGCAAGGAAGGCGCTGCCGGTGCGATCCGCACGGCGTTGTTCGAGAGCTTCGCCGACCGCTACCTGCCCGGTCCGCGTGCGGAAGGGAAGGTCGACCCGGAAACGGCCAAGCAGCATGCGCAACAGATCGCCGGGCGCTACGAGAACAGCCGCCGCGCGGAGACGAGTTTCATCTCGCTGGCTTACCTGATGGGCCAGGTGAAAGTGGTGGCCAACGAAGACGGCACGATCACCGTGCCGATGTTGACCGGGCTCAACGGCCAGCCGAAGAAATTCCGCGAAATCGCGCCGTACGTCTGGCGCGACGTGGCCGGCCACGACCGCCTCGCGGCGAAGGTGGTGAACGGACGCGTCGAGCGTTTCAGCACCGATCCTTTCTCGGCGTTCATGATGTTCGACCGCACGTCCTGGTGGCGGTCCGCCGGCTGGCTGATGCCATTGCTGGTGGTGGCACTGGCTGCGCTGCTGCTGACCGTGCTGGCGTGGCCGGTGTCGGCGCTGGTGCGGCGTCATTACGGCGTCGGCTATCGCTTGTCCGGACGCGACGCCAAGGCGCACCGATGGATCAGGATCGCATCGTTGGCGGTGCTGATCGTGGCGGGCGCGGCGTTCGCGATGGTGCTTTCGATGCTGAGCAGCTTCGAGCTGATGACGCCGGGCTACGACATCGTCATCACTCTGCTGCGCCTATTGGCAACGGTCGTGGTGCCGCTGGGCGCCGCGGTTGCGGTCTGGAACGCATGGACCGTGCTGCGCAGCGGCCGCCGCTGGCCGGCCAAGTTGTGGAGCATCGTGCTGGCGGTGTCGTGCCTGGGCATCCTCTGGGTCTGCGTCGTCTTCCGCGTCATCGGCTATAGCGCCAACTACTGA
- a CDS encoding dipeptidase — protein MATDRPSTARRGLLKAAAGATVAVSLPYPFRAVARAKAADPRAYSARARALVERALVIDMLAPLKLDFRPEAYAGRISTQETAMFRGSGITGFHNSVGFDGAKAYEDVLAFLAAWQGYVGRNDELFCLVDKAQDLDRAKAQGKIAVIMGVQNADHFRQADDVKKFHQLGQRCAQLTYNSQNFVGTGGTDRIDGGVSDYGADIIKAMNEAGMLIDASHCGDRTTLDAIELSKGPIAITHSNCRALVAHPRLKTDEAIRKLAAKGGVMGITGVRMFVRGRDPTTVEHMVDHIDHVAKLVGIEHVGIGSDADLNGYDDMEPKQLKELRASYKASYAFRDKIDIDGFDHPKKIYDLTEALIRRGYSDTDIEAVLGGNFRRLLGGIWT, from the coding sequence ATGGCAACCGATCGTCCGAGCACGGCCCGGCGCGGCCTGCTGAAAGCCGCCGCGGGCGCCACGGTGGCGGTCTCGCTCCCTTATCCGTTCCGCGCCGTGGCCCGTGCGAAAGCGGCCGATCCGCGCGCCTATTCGGCACGGGCGCGCGCGCTGGTCGAACGCGCCTTGGTGATCGACATGCTGGCGCCGCTCAAGCTCGACTTCCGGCCCGAAGCCTACGCCGGTCGCATCAGCACGCAGGAAACGGCGATGTTCCGCGGCAGCGGCATCACAGGCTTCCATAACTCGGTCGGCTTCGACGGGGCGAAGGCCTACGAGGACGTGCTCGCCTTTCTGGCCGCGTGGCAGGGCTACGTCGGCCGCAACGACGAGCTGTTCTGCCTGGTCGACAAGGCGCAGGACCTCGACCGCGCCAAGGCCCAGGGCAAGATCGCGGTGATCATGGGCGTGCAGAACGCCGACCATTTCCGCCAGGCCGACGACGTCAAGAAATTCCACCAGCTCGGCCAGCGCTGCGCGCAACTGACCTACAACAGCCAGAACTTCGTCGGCACCGGCGGCACCGACCGCATCGACGGCGGCGTCAGCGATTACGGCGCGGACATCATCAAGGCGATGAACGAGGCCGGCATGCTGATCGATGCATCGCATTGCGGCGACCGCACCACGCTGGACGCGATCGAACTGTCGAAGGGCCCGATCGCCATCACCCATTCCAACTGCCGCGCGCTGGTCGCGCATCCGCGCCTGAAGACCGACGAGGCGATCCGCAAGCTCGCCGCCAAGGGCGGGGTGATGGGCATCACCGGCGTGCGCATGTTCGTGCGCGGCCGCGACCCCACCACCGTCGAGCACATGGTCGATCACATCGACCACGTCGCCAAGCTGGTGGGCATCGAGCACGTGGGCATCGGCTCGGACGCGGATCTCAACGGCTACGACGACATGGAGCCCAAGCAGCTCAAGGAGCTTCGCGCTTCCTACAAGGCCAGCTACGCGTTCCGCGACAAGATCGACATCGACGGCTTCGACCATCCGAAAAAAATCTACGACCTGACCGAAGCGCTGATCCGCCGCGGCTATTCGGATACCGACATCGAAGCCGTGCTGGGCGGCAATTTCCGCCGCCTGCTCGGCGGCATCTGGACCTGA
- a CDS encoding VOC family protein, with protein MVSVVNPYLNFDGNAREAFDHYRSIFGGEFATAMRFRDFPGHMGVGEADLDKIAHIALPLGKQMLMASDVSGGYGASFKVGTNTYIHVEADGADEANRIFDGLSAGGKTEMPLSKTEWAELYGICVDKFGVQWMVSYTGSVTFAG; from the coding sequence ATGGTCAGCGTTGTAAATCCCTACCTGAACTTCGACGGCAACGCCCGCGAGGCCTTCGACCACTACCGCTCCATTTTCGGCGGCGAGTTCGCCACGGCCATGCGCTTCCGCGACTTCCCCGGCCACATGGGCGTCGGCGAGGCCGACCTGGACAAGATCGCCCACATCGCGCTGCCGCTGGGCAAGCAGATGCTGATGGCCAGCGACGTCTCCGGCGGCTACGGCGCCAGCTTCAAAGTCGGCACCAACACCTACATCCACGTGGAAGCCGACGGCGCCGACGAAGCGAACCGCATCTTCGACGGCCTCTCCGCCGGCGGCAAAACCGAAATGCCGCTGAGCAAGACCGAATGGGCCGAGCTGTACGGCATCTGCGTCGACAAGTTCGGCGTGCAGTGGATGGTCAGCTACACCGGTTCGGTGACGTTCGCCGGCTAA
- a CDS encoding dipeptide epimerase — protein MSRIELELRQEDLRLTAPFRITGHVFHDVPVVIATVRDGACAGRGEAAGVYYLDDRPDGMLATLEAHRERIEAGLTRDALRTLLPPGGARNALDCALWELEAQRAGVPVWKLAGIAAPRPLLTTFTIGADDPAAMAKAAMAYTQARALKLKLTGEADLDTERVRAVRAARPDAWIGVDANQGYVPATLERLLPVLVQARISLLEQPCARGRESDLDGVDHAVPIAADESVQGLDEIEALVGRFDVVNIKLDKCGGLTEGLLMAQKARALGMRVMVGNMVGTSWAMAPGYVLGQHCDIVDLDGALFLTHDRTPAAIYADGHIQCADDVWGGPRE, from the coding sequence GTGAGCCGCATCGAACTCGAACTTCGCCAGGAGGATTTGCGGCTGACGGCGCCGTTCCGCATCACCGGGCATGTCTTCCACGATGTGCCGGTGGTGATCGCGACAGTCCGCGACGGCGCCTGCGCCGGCCGCGGCGAGGCGGCGGGCGTCTATTACCTCGACGATCGCCCCGATGGCATGCTCGCCACGCTCGAAGCGCATCGCGAACGCATAGAAGCCGGATTGACGCGCGACGCGCTGCGTACGCTGCTGCCGCCGGGCGGCGCGCGCAACGCGCTCGATTGCGCATTGTGGGAACTCGAAGCCCAGCGCGCGGGCGTTCCGGTGTGGAAGCTCGCAGGCATCGCCGCGCCGCGGCCGTTGCTCACCACGTTCACCATCGGCGCGGACGACCCTGCCGCGATGGCGAAAGCCGCGATGGCCTACACGCAGGCGCGCGCGCTCAAGCTCAAGCTGACCGGCGAGGCCGATCTGGACACCGAGCGCGTACGCGCAGTGCGCGCGGCACGGCCCGATGCGTGGATCGGCGTCGACGCCAACCAGGGCTACGTGCCGGCGACGCTCGAACGATTGCTGCCGGTGCTTGTGCAGGCGCGGATATCGCTGCTCGAGCAGCCGTGCGCGCGCGGCCGCGAATCGGATCTGGACGGCGTCGATCACGCGGTCCCGATCGCCGCCGACGAAAGCGTGCAAGGCCTGGACGAAATCGAAGCGCTGGTCGGCCGCTTCGACGTGGTCAACATCAAGCTCGACAAATGCGGCGGCTTAACCGAAGGCCTACTGATGGCGCAGAAGGCGCGCGCGCTCGGCATGCGAGTGATGGTCGGCAACATGGTCGGCACCAGCTGGGCGATGGCGCCGGGTTACGTGCTGGGCCAGCACTGCGACATCGTCGACCTGGACGGCGCGCTGTTCCTGACCCACGACCGCACGCCGGCGGCGATCTACGCCGACGGCCATATCCAGTGTGCGGACGACGTGTGGGGCGGTCCGCGCGAATGA
- a CDS encoding peptide MFS transporter, producing the protein MNAPPAHGDWFGQPRGLSVLFLTQMWEIFSYYGMRALLVYYMTKQLLLGQQQASLIYGLYTAAVYFTPILGGVISDRWLGRRRAVIIGGTVMALGHFLMASESLFYFALLAIALGNGLFLPSLPSQIDGLYAKDDPRRGSAYNLYYVGINLGGLLAPLVCGTLGELYGWHWGFGAAGIGMLAGLTVYVFGARYLPPDAARATKAAALPRAASKLRGQDLKQRLLVLLAIALTVMLFRGAYEQVGNTIALWADSGIDRRLAGGFSIPMTWFQALNPLMVVVLTPLFVAHWTRQARKGREPAAAQKMSMGALGVAAAYLMLAAVSGAVPQGQASWLWLALFFVVLTAGELFILPVGLGLFARLAPEGHRATTIAAWFFATFGGSLLAGALGTLWSVIGASYFFALMAAVAIVAGAVLWRLDRPTRRAEAAHAGNSGAVAP; encoded by the coding sequence ATGAACGCACCGCCGGCGCACGGCGACTGGTTCGGACAGCCGCGCGGCTTGAGCGTGCTGTTCCTGACCCAGATGTGGGAGATCTTTTCCTACTACGGCATGCGCGCGCTGCTGGTCTACTACATGACCAAGCAGTTGCTGCTCGGCCAGCAGCAGGCGTCGCTGATCTACGGGCTGTACACGGCGGCGGTGTACTTCACGCCGATCCTCGGCGGCGTGATTTCCGACCGTTGGCTGGGACGGCGGCGCGCGGTGATCATCGGCGGCACGGTGATGGCGCTGGGCCATTTCCTGATGGCTTCGGAAAGCTTGTTCTATTTCGCTTTGCTCGCGATCGCGCTGGGCAACGGCTTGTTCCTGCCCAGCCTGCCGAGCCAGATCGACGGCCTGTACGCCAAGGACGATCCGCGCCGCGGATCGGCGTACAACCTCTATTACGTCGGCATCAATCTGGGCGGATTGCTCGCGCCGCTGGTCTGCGGCACGCTGGGCGAACTCTACGGATGGCACTGGGGATTCGGCGCCGCCGGCATCGGCATGCTGGCCGGATTGACGGTCTACGTATTCGGCGCGCGCTACCTGCCGCCCGATGCGGCGCGCGCGACGAAGGCCGCGGCGCTGCCGCGCGCGGCGTCGAAATTGCGCGGACAAGACCTGAAGCAAAGGCTGCTGGTGCTGCTCGCCATCGCATTGACCGTGATGCTGTTCCGCGGCGCTTACGAACAGGTCGGCAACACCATCGCGTTGTGGGCCGACAGCGGCATCGACCGCCGGCTCGCCGGCGGCTTCTCGATCCCGATGACGTGGTTCCAGGCGCTCAACCCGCTGATGGTGGTCGTGCTGACGCCATTGTTCGTGGCGCACTGGACGCGCCAGGCGCGGAAAGGCAGGGAACCGGCGGCCGCGCAGAAGATGTCGATGGGCGCGCTCGGCGTGGCCGCGGCGTACCTGATGCTCGCTGCGGTCAGCGGCGCCGTGCCGCAAGGACAGGCGAGCTGGTTGTGGCTGGCGCTGTTCTTCGTCGTGCTGACCGCGGGCGAGTTGTTCATCCTGCCGGTGGGGCTGGGCCTGTTCGCGCGGCTTGCGCCGGAAGGCCATCGCGCCACCACGATCGCGGCGTGGTTCTTCGCCACGTTCGGCGGCAGCTTGTTGGCGGGCGCGCTGGGCACGTTGTGGAGCGTGATCGGCGCGTCGTACTTCTTCGCACTGATGGCGGCCGTGGCGATCGTCGCGGGCGCGGTGCTGTGGCGGCTGGATCGTCCGACCCGGCGCGCCGAAGCGGCGCACGCGGGCAACTCCGGCGCGGTTGCGCCCTAA
- a CDS encoding excalibur calcium-binding domain-containing protein translates to MDRVFISAGLALAAALIPAAAAQAHGGGLDRHGCHHDRKHGGYHCHRSPGIAAASLASSPDPARRNNLTGYVTPAAAGAYRNCTEARAAGAAPVRRGDPGYGPHLDRDNDGKGCE, encoded by the coding sequence ATGGACCGCGTGTTTATTTCGGCAGGGCTGGCGCTGGCGGCGGCGTTGATCCCCGCTGCGGCGGCCCAAGCCCACGGCGGCGGGCTCGATCGCCACGGCTGCCACCACGACCGCAAGCACGGCGGCTACCACTGCCACCGCTCGCCCGGCATCGCCGCCGCTTCCCTGGCGTCCAGCCCTGACCCGGCGCGACGTAACAATCTGACCGGCTACGTCACACCCGCCGCCGCCGGCGCCTACCGCAACTGCACCGAAGCCCGCGCCGCCGGCGCGGCCCCGGTCCGCCGCGGCGACCCCGGCTACGGCCCGCACCTGGACCGCGACAACGACGGCAAGGGCTGCGAATGA
- the ltaE gene encoding low-specificity L-threonine aldolase produces MDWIDLRSDTVTLPSPAMREAMARAEVGDDVYGEDPTVNALQQRLAGDLGFKAGLFVPSGTQSNLLALMSHCQRGDEYIVGMDAHTYKYEGGGAAVLGSIQPQPLPQAADGTLPLDAIERAIKPDDAHYARTRLLCLENTWHGRALPQAYLAQARALCDRRGLALHLDGARLFNAAVSQGVEARTIAQHFDSVSVCLSKGLGAPVGSVLVGTQALIDKARRLRKMAGGGMRQAGILAAAGLYALDYNVARLADDHARAARLAEGLRDLPGLQVTAQHTNMVFIDVPTERLQALKAHMDAARVRLSIGYTPAIRMVLHMDVDNAGVRRAVDAFQAFPR; encoded by the coding sequence ATGGACTGGATCGACCTGCGCAGCGACACCGTCACCCTGCCCTCGCCCGCGATGCGCGAGGCGATGGCGCGCGCCGAAGTCGGCGACGACGTCTATGGCGAAGATCCCACCGTCAACGCGCTGCAACAGCGGCTGGCCGGGGATCTGGGCTTCAAAGCGGGCCTGTTCGTGCCCAGCGGCACCCAATCCAACCTGCTGGCGCTGATGTCGCATTGCCAGCGCGGCGACGAATACATCGTCGGCATGGACGCGCACACCTACAAATACGAAGGCGGCGGCGCGGCGGTGCTCGGTTCGATCCAGCCGCAACCGCTGCCGCAGGCGGCCGACGGCACGCTGCCGCTGGACGCGATCGAACGCGCGATCAAACCCGACGACGCGCACTACGCGCGCACCCGCCTGCTGTGCCTGGAAAACACCTGGCACGGCCGCGCGCTGCCGCAAGCGTACCTGGCGCAAGCGCGCGCGCTTTGCGACCGCCGCGGCTTGGCATTGCATCTGGACGGCGCGCGGCTGTTCAACGCCGCGGTATCGCAGGGCGTGGAAGCGCGGACCATCGCGCAGCATTTCGACAGCGTGTCGGTCTGTCTGTCCAAAGGCCTGGGCGCGCCGGTCGGTTCGGTGCTGGTCGGCACGCAAGCGCTGATCGATAAAGCGCGCCGCCTGCGCAAGATGGCCGGCGGCGGCATGCGCCAGGCCGGCATCCTCGCTGCGGCGGGCCTGTACGCGCTGGACTACAACGTCGCGCGTCTCGCCGACGATCACGCCCGCGCCGCGCGCCTGGCCGAAGGTTTGCGCGATCTGCCGGGCCTGCAGGTGACCGCCCAGCACACCAACATGGTGTTCATCGACGTGCCGACTGAGCGCCTGCAGGCGCTGAAGGCGCATATGGACGCCGCCCGCGTGCGGTTGTCGATCGGCTATACGCCCGCCATCCGCATGGTGCTGCACATGGATGTCGACAATGCGGGCGTGCGGCGCGCCGTCGACGCGTTCCAGGCATTTCCCCGCTAG
- a CDS encoding helix-turn-helix domain-containing protein yields the protein MTPQHRTIGSLLRALRARNDWTLKEMSERCGIPLSTLSKVEHDRLTLTYDKLLQLSQRLNIRMSELFAEQDEAAEQPVTARRSIGRIEDAIRVNTPNYDYYYMCPELRRKRMIPVLTRVRAKSIGEFGDLVHHSGEEYIHVLEGRAEVHTEFYDPIVLEAGESVYIDSNMGHAYIAAEGCEEVLLLGVCSSADEQLMESLMTLHGEESPAQKEADRIGAPASRDAKPARRAASRTRTLRRKTAPAK from the coding sequence ATGACCCCGCAACACCGCACCATCGGCAGCCTGTTGCGCGCCTTGCGCGCGCGCAACGACTGGACGCTCAAGGAAATGAGCGAGCGCTGCGGCATTCCACTGTCGACGCTGTCCAAGGTCGAACACGATCGCCTGACGCTCACCTACGACAAGCTGCTGCAACTCAGCCAGCGGCTCAACATCCGCATGTCCGAACTGTTCGCCGAACAGGACGAAGCGGCCGAGCAACCGGTGACCGCGCGCCGCAGCATCGGCCGGATCGAGGACGCGATCCGCGTCAACACGCCCAACTACGACTACTACTACATGTGCCCGGAACTGCGCCGCAAGCGCATGATTCCCGTGCTGACCCGGGTGCGCGCAAAAAGCATCGGCGAGTTCGGCGACCTGGTCCACCACTCCGGCGAGGAATACATCCACGTGCTCGAAGGCCGGGCCGAGGTGCATACCGAGTTCTACGATCCGATCGTGCTGGAGGCGGGCGAATCGGTCTACATCGATTCCAACATGGGCCACGCCTACATCGCGGCCGAAGGCTGCGAAGAGGTGTTGCTGCTGGGCGTGTGCTCGAGCGCGGACGAGCAGCTGATGGAGTCGCTGATGACCCTGCACGGCGAGGAAAGTCCCGCGCAGAAGGAGGCCGACCGCATCGGCGCGCCCGCTTCGCGCGATGCCAAGCCCGCCCGGCGTGCCGCCTCCAGGACGAGAACCTTGCGGCGCAAGACTGCGCCTGCGAAATGA